A stretch of DNA from Solenopsis invicta isolate M01_SB chromosome 5, UNIL_Sinv_3.0, whole genome shotgun sequence:
TTATCAAAGTTATATTAAAGATTGATTTTGTTCCCTGGaaaatttctgttatttgttacataaattGGCTAGTTGTGTACAGGATGAGAttgttaaatcaataataacGTTATcgattttatcattaatattcatTGGTTTTGACTTTCAGGATATTGCAGCATTTATCAAGAAAGAGTTCGATAAAAAGTACAATCCAACGTGGCATTGCATTGTAGGACGTAATTTTGGTAGCTATGTGACGCACGAAACAAGACATTTTATCTATTTCTACCTTGGTCAGGTAGCCATTCTCCTCTTTAAGAGCGGGTAAACCTTGTTTTGCTATCCTCCTAAACATCCTTTCTCcttcctctcttcctcccttGCTCACTATGcaaaatacatacatttaaaatCACCGCCATGTGTAAAAGAAACTTCATTACTCATTATGtacacattgaaaaaaattgttttaaaaaagcaACGCATGTTCCCGATAAGCAAATGAAAAGAAATATCACTGATGTTTCTTGATATATTGGTTGTCGTTTATATAAGTGGAAGgataattcgaaaaaaaattctaagaagacACACAGTCGAAGGGTAGGGAGATAAActggggggaaaaaaaagaagaaaagtgtgACATACAACTTTAcatgttaaaatgtattttgtatgcCAGGAAGTTTGTTGTGttcttgttttatattattaggtAAATATGCAGAATACAGTTGAATTCAGTATTGGCGATTTTAACTTGGTGAATTTTAGCATAATTGTTTAACGTACAGTGTTCGAGCGACATTAAGTGCACAGCATATTTCGCGTTAAGCATTATTCCCGCttgaatctataaaaattggaaatactGCGTATTCGTTAAAGAAATCGCCAATAGTGAATGTAAACCGAAAACGAGATTGATTGTCCctgcaattgttattttatattaccgGTAACCGCTGTCGACTATTATGTATCGCATActgattaattttgattttgtatCAGTTATGACACTGCGACTGacatttttttgttagattAAGAATTCTTGAAAAAGAAATCGaacagaaaaggaaaaaaaaattgagctcaatctctctctttcgacgTGCGATAATCATCGTACACGTACTCTATCAATATAACTTTATTTCGATCAGATATAAAACTAACATGCTATTGAATAACAATATCTGACTCGTTCATTGCTACcttcacaatttttatattgtgcaCAGATTATATAAcgtaaaaaaaggggggggggggaaacaGACATTTTATCTTGAGGCGATGTATACTTAGGAAAATAATCGTTTCCAGAAAAGAAATATCACCTTCTGcctatattaaattcttttgtgtaatatttaacaCTCCATTTTAcggtatttatatatatatataaatacatatatatatatataaaatatagattatacatatatgatatattatttatacatagagTGCAATcttcaaacaatttttcatgCAGTATTCGATTATCATAAACGTTGCTACATTGTTCAAATTTTAGACTGACTATTAAAGGCGCGTTCCATTTAACGCTCACGAGAatcatttattcttgtttaatgttCGATAAACAACAGGGATGAAATGATTTCAAGAGCGTTGGGAGCGTCAAGTGGAACATGACCTATATTATATCAAACCACCTATCGTGCAtgatcctttttttaaataaataaagttcgCAATGCCATTTTTATAAGCAGCGAATACGTAGCAGAATGTTTGAAAGTAAAATCATGACGCGAAAGTCGTCGAGCCACACTTCGAAGATCGATTTGTCCTTGAGAACATCTGAAAACATTCGACCTGACATGTTACTACGTGTTTCTTTccttctatttatttattgtacatatattccAGCAGGTTTATTGACtcataaatattgcatatattattAGTAACACGACGAGCTGTATCTTTACGGTGTTATATGATGTACGTTATGCTTTCGCCGTACTTGCTACATGAGATCGGTTCAAGAAATACGTCGTTAATGGGTTCAAATTTAATCGTCGGTAGTGAAAGCCAATTGTACTTTGTATACATTAAGTGGAGAACCTGTTACGCTGTTAGGCGGCGGTTGTCACATCCATTTGATTTACAAAAACCATCAAGATGCACTTTCGGAGCGCGAACAGCGAAGTACCGAGCTATTTCTCGTATCCATGAACGCACGGGTTAACAAGCGAAATACGAATGTGGACATGACAAAAtcattttgtgattttttttttttcggaattGAGCTTTCTCGAGGATAAGAGTCGCTCTGTGCACACCTCCGCCAATTTCACGATCGAGTCTACATGCAGAAGATGCGGTAAAAGCAGATGAATATTATTGTgcttaacaataaaaatcagtTCCACTCACGAAACGGTGTACCTTTCTTTTCAGCGAGGCACAATGTATATAAATCGAGGGAAGCGAAGTTTATTCTACTTAGAGCGATCTCGGACGTCACAAGGTCGAATTTTCCCTAAAGTTACAATGCTGAAATATTAGAGAGGGGAAAAAACGTATTGTGGGCGCAACATGCGCGCGTTTAtagtacacacatacatacacatatttatGGCCTACGCACGCGATATTACCAGGAACATCAATAACGTGTTCTCGATAAAATTCAACCTTGTGACTCACACAATACGGAGTGGCCAGCTGGATGACTACCTGTTGTGCTTTGCATAATTTGCGTAACTTCGTTAGACTCGTGTATCTCATTTCCGCCCCTAATGACTATAAATATCTGTGCTTTTGCTACGCTGTACACACGTCCGTATTTATACATGTGAAATGCACGTATACGTGTGTAAGAGCGACGAGACCTATGCTTTCTTCCAGAGTCTcctaaaaataagaatataaatatataattccaTGTGTTTACTTTGGGACAACCTTTTcaggtaatttattttttgttcttgaaAATCATGGGTTTTCATGGGATTTTGGCTGCGATCCATTTGGCTATAATTGTTTCAAAGTGTTTGTAGCATCAAGTGGACCATATTCTTTCAAGATTGTTCCTTTGATTTttttgataatgtaaaattgattagcaataatTATGGTGTACGTTCTACATACATTATCTCATAATTCGTGAGATATAAGAATTGGCGAAGAACATGGTTCTAAGTTCCGTGTATTGCGGATAGATTGTTATATGTCAAATTTAGTtcattttacttctttttaattactttaatacttaAAACTCGATTgacttttttgttattgtacgattaaggaatattaaaatgtataataaaataaatttatttcaaacttgatgcattaaaaaattctctgattttctctaaaattttaaataaaactcgaAAATACAGGAATTCTTaggaaatttttgtataaaattggaGTAAACACTCacattgataatttttattaagtttcttcaattgtttatttgtaattgataatattgatatatttacatatttatttacacattttttatttagtttaatgctatattgaaatttttatgttgtaGAAACCAATTAACGATATGTAACATCGTAgtcttattactaattttaatacatatttacatatacatctttcagtcttttaaaattatttacaaattaaaataagttttgcTATATTACAAATGATTTCAGAAGCTGTAAAATATGTAACTTATTACATTATGTttgataatttgaaattaaaataatagatgatataatataatatctcgGTAAGTATTGAGATAAGATTATTTTACAATCGCTGTGTCAATAATTAAatctacatttaaaattatttacaattatatcactaattacaaattttttccagGAATTCAAGTGGAAAAAATGTGATATCTCGCTAATTTTTAAATCGCGAATTTGAAACATTACGAACACGCAAGCAATATTTTGAGCAAAAAATTCCTGAATAAATCTTTGTAATACATTGAAAACTCAAGTCGATAGTTCGAtaacaaatgcaaaaatatgaaTCCCAATATTCCTCCGATAAACagaattaatttcttgtaaaattttttctctgtaaagttttaaaattccaATGAACTCCCATAGTTCATTTAGAAACGCGTCATCAAGCTTAACATTTTGTCGTATAAAAGTTCTTTGACGTCTGTGGCCCACATAAAGTCAATATGATTGAATTTGTCATGTGGCACGCGGAACTTGCCGTACACATTACCAAGCTCCTTCTCTAATTTGTTGACATCCTGTGGATGATAAAAACATAAATCACTTATTTGTATAATTGAAACAATAACAGTTTAACTTTTGCGTCTCGGGTATTTCCAGGATATTTGTTTTGTCATAAGATATATAGAAGCTTATATGtgtgaggaaaaaaaatatcctgGCCAATGtattagatatatttaaaattgattaaactattaaaaagaTACATACGTTGACGTGGGCTAACCAATCGTTGGTGGCATAATGCAGTACAACGGGCAGTTTGATTTTTCCTAGATTATAATTCGGAGGATGAATCGAACcgtattttttcaaattgccAGCGAGTCCGTAGTCGTATTGTCTAAATTTGCCCGATGTAATTGACAAAAACCCTGAAAAttgatttgtaaaaattgatggtaaaaattttatacacatatatatatatattttataaaattataaaagtttggtatgtttttattaaataacttttataaaattaatgttattaaaaagtgttattttataaaaattcgagAAATGGTTATCATACGATTGAATACAAATAATGGATGTTTCGCTAATTTACAAGTACAATTAGATATATTAGAAATGAATGCTTACCGCTCTTAATAAGTTGAGCGTAATGCATAATTTGCTTCGTGGATGCGCCAGCCGGTGCATGCTCCACGATTATTGGTATAAGAGTCTACAAAAATGATAGCagtattatgaataaatatcgAATCAATAATAAAGTGATGTTAATTcgatcaataaataataaaattcgtaattaatttttaaaagattaacgttacaatattatttaataatattaatggataatactttttgataatatattgcAGCATAGAGTGctataatagaatattttattatttaacaaataattaccTTAGTTGGAATTTTACAAGATCATATTAAAAGTAAGTTTAAATAGAGAGAGTATGCCTTACCTTGTTGAGTTGCTCTTCGTTGAATCCAgctattaaaaacattatattcgAACATAATGGTTGCGTGAT
This window harbors:
- the LOC105208089 gene encoding dynein light chain 2, cytoplasmic, translated to MSDRKAVIKNADMSEEMQQDAVDCATQALEKYNIEKDIAAFIKKEFDKKYNPTWHCIVGRNFGSYVTHETRHFIYFYLGQVAILLFKSG